From a single Adhaeribacter swui genomic region:
- the cyoE gene encoding heme o synthase encodes MLVEKVEKELPALLVMTKVKHFFRLLKFRLSSTVAFSSAIGYMLGEGHLEFLNVLFIMLGGFLVTGSANIVNQILEKDLDKLMKRTAQRPLPTGALSVTEAAVFSFILGIAGIALLAFYFNTLTAVLALMSLILYGFVYTPLKRISPICVLVGAIPGGLPPLLGWVAATGVVSIEAWILFGIQFTWQFPHFWAIAWVLDDDYKRAGFKMLPMEGGKNLKTAFQIMTYTLLLIPLSMLPLQFGMTGKTSAIIAVMCGVLFLAQTLYLMQTCSKKAAMSIMFGSFLYLPIVQIALVLDKL; translated from the coding sequence ATGTTGGTAGAAAAAGTAGAAAAAGAATTGCCTGCCTTGTTAGTCATGACGAAAGTAAAGCATTTTTTTCGTTTGCTGAAGTTTCGATTATCCAGTACCGTAGCTTTTTCGAGTGCGATTGGCTATATGCTGGGGGAAGGGCATTTAGAATTCCTAAATGTATTATTCATTATGCTGGGCGGCTTTTTAGTAACCGGATCAGCTAATATCGTTAATCAGATTTTAGAAAAAGATCTGGACAAGTTAATGAAGCGTACTGCTCAACGGCCATTACCTACTGGTGCCTTGTCTGTCACTGAAGCAGCTGTTTTTAGTTTTATACTGGGCATAGCCGGTATAGCCTTATTGGCCTTTTACTTTAATACCTTAACGGCGGTGCTTGCATTAATGTCGTTAATTTTATACGGCTTTGTTTATACTCCTTTAAAAAGAATTTCGCCCATATGTGTTTTGGTAGGAGCCATACCAGGCGGATTACCTCCATTATTAGGATGGGTAGCAGCTACTGGAGTAGTAAGTATTGAAGCATGGATTTTGTTTGGCATTCAATTTACCTGGCAGTTTCCGCATTTCTGGGCTATTGCATGGGTATTGGATGATGACTATAAACGGGCTGGTTTTAAAATGTTGCCCATGGAAGGTGGTAAAAATTTAAAAACTGCTTTTCAGATAATGACTTACACCTTATTACTAATTCCGTTAAGCATGCTGCCTTTGCAGTTTGGAATGACTGGTAAAACATCAGCCATAATTGCGGTAATGTGTGGGGTATTGTTTTTAGCTCAAACACTTTACTTAATGCAAACATGCTCTAAAAAGGCCGCTATGAGTATTATGTTTGGGTCTTTTTTGTATTTACCAATTGTGCAGATTGCCTTGGTATTAGATAAATTATAG